DNA from Balearica regulorum gibbericeps isolate bBalReg1 chromosome 18, bBalReg1.pri, whole genome shotgun sequence:
AGAGAAACCTGGCTGTAAATTAGCTGGGAGGCTTTTTCAATCTGAGATGtgcacttcccccccccccaaatgctGTTATTTCATCTCTCGGCTGCCAAACTCCCGGGAATTAATCCCGGCTGGCGCTGACAGCGTTTACATTCAGCACTGCTCAGATAAACCATATCGGCCGGCGCAGCTGAAGAGGAGCCGGGCGCGGAAGGAAGGGCCGGCTCCTGCTCAGTGTCAGCCCCGCCGGGGTGGGatgattttttcctgcttttttttttttttttttttttagccccTGGGGGTTTTGCTCTGAGCAAGGAGCTGCCAAAAACCAGCTCACCACACCGGTGAGGGTGGCCATAGAGCGGTTCATACAGCAAAACCTGGAGCTTCTGGCTATTTTCTCCATGCAGATAATGGAGAAGAAGAAGGGACATGTCCTTCAAGCCGGTAGGAGCCTGCAGGCTCGATCCTCTGAGGTTTCTCACCCTGTGTCACCCGGCACACATGGGAGGAGTTCTCCTCACCGACAGCTCCCGTGGGCTGGGTTTTAATAGGTATTTCTGCAGCACAgttgttgcattttctttttttaatctccccCTTGCAGATGTATTTCTGTCCGTCCCTCGCAGTAacctcctggctctgcccttGGCTGTCACTGGGCCACGGACACACGGTGGAGATGTGCCACTTCTGTGCCCGATCTGCGCCGGGTTCGTGAAGCCGCAGTTCCCCCAGCACAAGGCAGACGTTGGGCAGGGAGCGCTGCACCCCATAGCCAGCGGCGGGGGGCAGACGGGCTTTCCCGGGGCTGGAGCACACCCAGGAGACGGGCTGGGAGCACACCCCGTGCCGTGCCTTAGCTATCCaattcccctctccctccactCCCCAGCCCGTAAAACATCACCAGGGCCGCCGAGGTGATGTCTAAGAGCTGGATCTCCTCTGGCTCCCTCAGGCAAGGGTTGCCTCCTGGAAAGCAGCATTCCCAGGCTGTGACGCCTGGGAACAAGGTGGTTTTTAGCAGGAGGGTGTGAGCCCATCACCCTCGTGCCTGGGCCAATTTTCCAGTGTGCCGCAAGCCTCAGCCTCCCACCCTGTCTCCTTTTCCACCAATGCTTGCAGAGCAGTGGTGTGGCCGTGGGGTTCAGGTCATGGTGTGATCGTCGCAGCCACCCCGAAGTGACGGGATCTGGGGGTAAATATTAGTACAAAGTGAAGGGCTGTATAcatattttctccctgcaaGGTAATGCTGAAATTCCCGGGTCCTTTTTCAACAAACCGTTAGAAAAAACAGCCCCATGTCAGCGCCCTCCGGCCACCGCTGGTTCTGGCTAGGCTCAGCCTAGCGTGCAAAGGTCTAGGAGCTGCAGGTCCCCACCACCACGTCCTCACTCCTGAGCCAGCCAGTCCTTTTGCTTGTGGTTTCCCAGCCAACGTTTCCCATCTGGAGCATAGCAGCGTGCGGGCTTTGCTGACCATTCTCTTCCGCCTGGAAGTGTGTACAGGATGTGGCGGAGACTCCAAAGACAGCTTATTAATCGCATTAACAGCACCAAGTGGTTTcccccccgcaaaaaaaaaGACGCAGTGGGAGAAGACAGATTGAACCAGGCAGTTATTCCCCTCCCCACACGGTTTGGCCTTGGGTTCCTTTCTCCATGGCCATGGCCAGTTGGGCTTGCTTTGGCTAAGCTGTAGGGGAAGAATTAGGCTCCCCTTGCCTGGCCACCCCGGTCCCTGTAGCTTGAGGACCCCAGACTAGCTCAAGTGCCTGCCCACACAAGAGCTACTCTGCCATGTGCAGGGCTGGAGAACCTCATCTTTGCCCTCAGCCCAACAGGAGACAAACCAGCATCAGGCTCCCCAAGACCCCGGGCAGCCTCCAAGGGACTAatctctgccctcctccctctcaGACCCCACTGAGGCTCCCCCAGCCTCAGATTGGGGTCTCAAGCTGGGATTGCTCCCCTTAAAATTGGTTGTGGCCAGGTGCTGGTGGTTTCTACCACCCTGGTGGGATGAGCTTTCCCTTCCCTGAAAGCCCGCTCTGACTTGTGCTGATTAACTTCTGTTGGCATCAGCAGAGGAGCACAATAAAAAGGTTTGcttggatttcttttccaaGCCTTGCATCCCGAGGAAATGGGGCTTATGGGACCATAACACACATCTGtctctccatccatccatccatccatccatcctctGCCAACAACTTTGGAAAGATTGGCCAGTGTCAACCAATTTGACAGAggtcttaatttttttgcaaaagaggGAGCTGGAAAGACCCATGGAGGGAAACCACAACGTGACCCAAGGGCGCTGAGACCCATCCCACGATTCAGCCACAGTGAGTGGCCTCCACAGGAGGAGCCGTGTGGGACAGAGCCATGGAAAATTTGGCTTCTGCTACTCGGGGagctgtttgttatttttaaaggctggGAAGTATCTCACAGTCCTTGGAGGTCATGGTTGCTGCATCTTGTGGCCATCACCACTGCAGGTTTCATGTCCAGCtctgccccgctgcctcccaCAGCAGAGAAGAGCTTTTGTCTCAGTGCCTGCCCGGATTCACGTGCCATGGAGGCTGCACGTCAGCCTTAGGACATCCATTAGGGAAATGCCCGGCAGGTCCCATGCAGCTCATCCTCCCTGCATGCATTTTGggctggcaggggcaggggaaCAGCTCCTGATTCAGGGACAGCCCCCGCAGGTTTGTACAACGCACCTGGAAGCCAAGCAAAGAGCCCGGAGGAGGAGACCTTCCCCTTCTCACTTGAGCCCCTTGGTAAGGTGCCTCCGACCACTTCTACCACCCTTGGTGCAGAAGGGCAGCGAAGGGCACATCTCCTCCCTTCGctcctgctttccagctgcaaaACTCCCTGGCCGGTGCCCCAGAGCGAGCCCAGGAACCCACAGACCCGTCCGGCcatggggcagccccccagagccccccagcCTTGCAGCCACCCCACCGGAAAGAAACCAAGGAGAGCTGGAGGGGTTTGATTGATTTATCCACTGAAGATACAAGTTTCGGTTTAATAACACCATTCTGTCCGGTTACAAACATACTAAAAacctacaaaaagaaaaacaagttacaCCCATCGTACACGAAACGGCATGTataaaaccagcacagaagcGCCGAGAATCACGTACATGAACAGTATCCGCAGCAGTAACAGGAAAGACACGGAGTTACATCAGACCACGCCGGCTCACGTCTGTGGGTCACGGTGGGACTGGTTAAGACATACTAACAATTAGAGACAACTTCAGCTATGGAAAATAATTATCGTCGCAGTCTGTTAAATAGGTCAGACCCAGGCGGGTAGTTTTATCCCTCCCTTTCGGATAAGTTGGTCCAAGGTCAGCTCACGGGTTTCCCTTCCACCCATCTGTCTGGCATCGCTGGTGCTGGCCCCGAGCAGTCCTCGCGCTGACATCAGCGCACCAGGGCGGCTTCCCTACGGCAAGGGGCGGGGAAGGCTGAGCTCTGGTGCCAGACGCCAGCCAGCCGAAATCTGGTCCCCACTGAAGTCGCTGGGCACCTCCCCAGAGAGCAGGGAGACGCTGGGATCCCCTTTACTGGGGCAAACTGGAGCAAACTGGCAGAGATGCAAGAGGAGTGCCCCGGGAGAGCCGGCGGCTCGGCTGCCTCGGCCATGGGGATTTGTCTGGCCGTGAGAGAAGACAAGGGTGGTGGCACAAGGTCCTTGGGGGTGCTGTTGGGTGTCTCTCTAGCTGGCCGGGTGGGTATGGAGCTACACCTGCCACGAGTGTTGGCCatggggggggtcagggtgggTGGGACCTGCGTCCCATCCCAGCATAAcgcttccccttccctccagcgcaGAGCTCCCTCCGACCAAACACAGCGGCAAACCCGGGGTGGGGGAACACAGGCTGGCTGACATGAGCGAGTGTCCCCAAAGGGAGCCAGGACGAGGCGCTCGGGGGGGAccctgccctggggacaccaaatccgcccccccccccccagtcgGCAGTcacctgctgctggcagggggcaCAAAGACTTTCCCACCCGGGTCACGGGTCCAAGCCCAGCCCTGATGCTCACGCAGAGGCGCTGGCTGAGCCAGGGGCCGCATCCTGCCCTGGTCACGGGGCGGCAGCTCTGACCTGCGCTTGGCTGGCTTGCACCGGGGCAGCCGCAACGGCACAGGCATCGCGGGGAGCAGGGCGAGCAGGAGCAGTCgggcagcatccctggggaaGTCGAATGGGGCTGAGGGACGTGGGGGTCCCCGCCAGGGACAAGGAGAGACTAGCCGGTCCCCAGCATGTGCCAGTGCCGTGCCCTGAGCCCCCTGTTTCTCGCCGATGAATTTTTGTGGCATCACTTTGCGAGTCAGTCCCTACCTGGCACCACCAAGGAGAGCGAAGCCGAGCCCAAAGCACGCGTGGGCAGCGCCCCTACCCCAAGCCAGGCGCGAGGAGAGGTGGAATGTCGTGCCCCAGCGAGCAGGGCCTGAAGGGaaggggggacacgggggaccCCAGCCAGCTGCGATGGGTCGGGGGGCACGACGGGGCTGGCGGTAACAGGGAGCAGCTGTACATGCGTGTGCACGCGTGTGCGCCGGAGAGCCACGCTCAGAGCCAGGACCTGGCCTCCCTTGCTGCTCTTCCACACAGTATTTATCAGCCCTGTCACTCTGGaatggtattttttcctttttctgttcattttcatcTCTCCCCAGATGAGAATTTTCCCCGATTTAAGCAACGCCTGCTCTGCTGCGGGTGGTGAAGAGGGGGCGTTCACTTTATCTCCATCTCTTCCCCTCATGAGATCTGCCCCGGCCGCCCTCCCCGCTTCATCTTACTTCCTACAGAGatggtaaaaataaacatgtttttgtttgcaTATATTTGCCTGGCCTGCAATTTGactgatggggggggggaagctccTCGAGGGACAGCAGCTGCACACATCTggatttgctttagaaaaatgtgcctggaaaaaaccccaagcccagCACACACACGCGTGGGTGCACGAGGTCACGGGTCAGTTTTTTCTAGggatgaaaaaatataaaaataaaaaaagaaggaaccaGGCCCCGTTCAAAGGTGAGGTGGGGGGAACCTCACTGCTGCTCCCCCAAAGCCAAGGCACTCGGGTGGGTCAGGCATGAACATGGGGACTTTCCAACCACCCCAAAAATCACTTCCCTGCTGATTGCCACTGAGCCCAATTTGGGttgtgggaagggagaggaaggtttgcaccaaaaaagaaaattcccacCTGGAGAATATTAACCTCAAAGGTTAACGTGTTGAACCGCGTCTAAAGATGGAACATCCCCGTACGGAAACATCCCTGGCCCAGCATCCGCAGAGCGCGGGGAGTACATGAACTCATTGAAAATATGCACTGCTGGCCCCGAGGTTTTGGCAGAAATCTGCGAAGCTGCGCTCGTGAGAGTCCTGTGATGCACCCAAATCCCCCACCtctcaaaaaaataatctaacagCCCTGTTCCAAGCAAGATCACTCTCCAGTTTTGCACTGGAGCAAAGTCAATGACTGAACAggtcttttcccttctgcacgGGCCGAATCCTGACCCaggccagcagctgctgtttgaaaGATGCCTCCGCCAACCGCGCAGAGGACGAGCAGCCGCTCGGACATTCAGACACGAGCCAGAGGCATCAGCTGCTGGCACCTGCGCCAGTGCAGGCTGGTGGGCTGAATTTTGGGGGTGCTGACTTTAAATGCCAGCCCACTCCATGAGCAAAGTGGCATCACTTGTCACCCTGTGCCCATCCCTTCCTTTTATAAACCCCTTGACCTTGCACGCTGCCGTGCCAGGGACAGCCGTGCCCCAAGCAGTTTTTTCCACCCAACCCTCTCTGTACACCCAGGACGTGCCGTCGCTCCTGGCTCCATCGCTCCTCTCACCTGCTTTACTATGGGACATAGGGAGGAAAGAACTGCAAGGCCAGAGAGAGCGGCTGTAGTGGCATTGGTGGAGCCCTGGAGCTATTTTGGGACTGACCCTGGtcccagggctctgcaggaaagcaaaggagcGCTGGGGAACGCAGTCAAAGGTTTAGAGCCctccccagacccccccccTTGCCCAGAGCCAGGGCACCGGCCGGTGGCACCAACTCCAGGCTGCACCTAGCCGAGCCCAGAGGAACAGGAGAAGACATCTCCCCTGCTGCCACTTTGAACAGTCACCCCCAGGGCGGGTGCCCAGGCGTGGGCTGTGCCGGCGTTTTGGCATGAGGGATGGAAGGCGCAGGGCTGGGGTCCGGGGTTTGCCCCTCTGTACGGGCTCCCACAGATCCCGAGCGGAACCCTGCGGTTACAGGCggcagaggaaaggggagaaCCCCACTGAGAGCTTTTCTGGGAGCGGGCACCCCGTGCTGGTCACCCCTCCCGGCAGTGCCATGTGGGGGGCAGAGGAGCCCCTTGGCATGGAAGCAAAACaccagaaacaggaaaaaaccccaaccctcttCCCTGGGGATAATTAAAAGCACAGATGAACTGACTGCGGGTGAGCAAGGCAGGAGTTCCTGGCTGGCTGCTCTGGAGGAGGGAGGTCAGCCCCGGGGAGAGTTTCTGCTGCCCCCTCCAGCAATGTCCCTGCGGCAGAGGGGGGGGACACGTCCCCAGGGCAGCCGTGGGGATCCCAGCCGGGGACCGTGGGCTCGTTGCCCGTCCAGCTGACATCCAGGAGAGGAGCTGGTCTCCCCTGGAAAGCCGCCGTCTCCTGAGGGCTGTAATGGAGTGAGGCCAGAGGAAATCTCAGAGGGGAGCCCCCTTCCCACTGCGATAGGTAACACTGCCCTTAACGTCagggctttaaaaaataagagacATTTTTGGGAAATACTGGGTGGCAAGGATGCCAAAGCTTCCTAGCACATCTGATGCTTCGTCTCCAATCCTTTGGGAATCAGCCCCCAGAGCATCCTATAAATCCAAGCACATGCGTGCAGGAGGCCACAgggctgctcctcctccctttttcgTAACcaaaggggaaactgaggcagcaaaACCAAGCAGACTCACCCACAGCTTCAGGAGGAGTCGGTATTGGGGGCAAGATGAGTGCTGCGAGCCCTGCAGCCACATCTTGTTTTGGGATGGAGAGCCCTTTGCCAGGGACGGGCAGGAGCACCGCCAGCCCCTAGGAGGGACGCAGCTCCTGCAGGGCTTGATTTCTACCAGGCACTTTATTTGAAGGAACCCGGTTTCACCAAGAGGGAAGGAATATGCTCTATGCAACaagttatttattaattttaacagaGCAGGGAGCTTTCTTCACACCCAGGAACCCCTCCTGCTATGTCCATTTcatctccccccctccccaccccagcctgAGCCCCCCTCCTCTTCTCACCGAGTGGGGCAGAGCCGCCCCAGCCCCACATCCCTGCACCGCCCCGCTCCTGGCTGCCGGACAGACAGACGCACACCAGCTCCCAGGGCGACGGCACAACGTCTGCCACCCGAGCCCATCCTCGTGcacctccctgctgcccagggGACCTGAAGGGAGGCGGGTGGGCTCACCAGCTCCCTGCATCTGGCACAGGGATCCATCCTACGTGCTGCGCTCTGAGCCACGGCGGGAGGCAGCCCAAAGGCATCCCCCTCCTTCCCCGCTCTCTTACGCGCTGGGGGAGCAcgtctctccctcccctttgcTCCTTCTAGCCCCAGGAGGGTTTGCAACAGCCGGTGAAGGAGAGGGACTCTGGATGACTGGAGGGGcgagggctgctgctggcccaAGGTGCAGGGTGATGGACAGCCGAGAGCGGCTCCGGCCGCAGCCAGCGGCCCTGCCACCCTGCCAGGTGAGCGGAGAAAGTGCAAAGCAAAGCGTTGTCGGTGCCAGTCGGGCAGCTGGCGGTCCCCATAAGCACATCGTGCCCCCAAAAGCAAGGAGCCAGGTTTACCCGGTGGCTTTGCATGAAAAATGAGGGTCGTCATGTTTGTCAGCGAACGGGGCTGCACGTCACTGCTTGTGCAAGGGACTTTGAGATGATGCAAGCAAGGTGCAGGATTTGGGAGGTGGTGATGGACAAGCCAGGACAGTAAGAGCCAACAACCAACGCCCTCCCCTCACGTTCTGCATCTCCTTCCAGCATCCCCTGCAACTGCTTCACCCCGACCCACCCACACCCTTCatgattctatttttttgtttgttttggttttttttggcttatttagtttgtttttaaaccccATGGAGATCAAATTGTGACTTGGCAGCTAACAGAGCTGGCCCTACCGGGCTCCCCAGACTGAGCGAAGATCTTGAGAAGAGACCAGAGTGAAGTCCTGGGGTGAGCGaagccctccctgcccctcgCCCGGCCCCGCTGGCCGCTCACAGGGTGGCGGTGGGGTACTGCGCCCAGCCCACCTCCTTGTACGCCGCCGTCACGTGGGTGTAGATGAGGGTCCTCATCTTGGTCCAGGCGCCGTGCGCCTCCGGGGTGAAGTCATTGGCGTATTCTTCAGCAATGACCTCCAGCATGACACCAGTGAGTTTCTGGAGGGAGGTGGACAGCAAGGGGTTAATAATTCTCCAGGGAGCAGCTAACAGTAAATTTAGCTTTTTCCTAAGAACAACCCAATTTGATCCTGTGGCTGAGTTCTGGGAATGAGAACCCTCTGCAGGACAGACAGATGTTTGGGAGGTCTGTCGACACCCCAGGGAAGAGACAGGGCAGGTAAGCAGCTGCATGGGCACGGGGGAGGCTGAGACCCAGGCACGATGGGGTGCTGTTTGTGGGTTCAAGCATCTCCCTAATTTGAGCACCTCAGATTATCTAGTCCCTTCTATCATGCTTGATTTCTAAAAGAAGGAACATACTGCTACAACCCCGCCggaggggctgcaggcaggcagattTCCCTGGGCAGGGTGAGGTACTTGATGCTTCAGCGCTGGCTGCGTTTGGGAATGGTGGTCTGTGCAGGGCAGCATCGCAGTGGGATGCTGCGGCCACGCGAGGAGCAACCCCCACGACCAGCCAACCTCCTCCGGGCGAGGACAGGCAGCACCACCTCGCCACAgctccctctctcctgccctAATTTCTAAAGCACcccagagatattttttctttttgctcccATCCCTTACCTTAAAGTAGATGGGCTCCACTTTGTGCTTGAGGGCATGGGCCTTGCCCACCAGGGCCAGAACGGAGGACACCTTTTCAGAGTCATTGAGGTTCTCCACAACAGTGTTAATGGCACCCATGACCCGCCGAGCATGCTTACGCAGTTGCAAGCTCCTCTCCATCTCCAGCGGATCCTCCATGTGCTTGAACTGGCTGAAGTACTGCTTGGCCGATGGGAAGTTGAcaaaaaacctttgaaaaaaaatagatacaaaaTACCATCAGGAGGGTGAGAGCAGGCTGAGAGGTTAAAGCAAAGCATGGAGTGGTGGAGATGCTGCAAACCACCCCCATGCATCTAACACAGCCAGGGCTGGTTTTCTTCATTGAATTCCCCAGGAGCTGTGGCATTTAGCTGCCTAAAAATCAGCAGGTTCATGCCATTCTCCCCAACCTTCCCCACCTGCTACAAGGGCATTGCAGCTGGATGTTCCTCTACAAAGCAGAGGCAAGACTGAATTCTTGATACCCAGAGACTCCACACAGGCATGCCAGATGCTCTATACATGCCCACATACATCAAAACATCACATCCTGTCTCAGAGAGCTGGAGATGAGCATGAAAACCTCTCTTTATCCCAgccagcctctccctgcccctcttCCCCACCTTTCTGGCCCCATGGGCATTATTCCTGCATTACCACCCAAAATagtccccccccgcccaggaTGCCACTGACTTTCACAGATCAGCCCCACCAGAGCTTCCAGCAGGATCTCAGCCCTGAATCCATGTCACTGCTCATCTATACCAGGAGCCATTTCCCCCAGCACGAGGATACCCCAAACACCCCACCTGCCCCTCAGGGGGCTGAGGACCCTCTTTTCTGCAGGATTAAATCAACCCCAGTGAAACGCAGCTGAAGCAAATGAAGCTGCAGCTGCCATGCTGAGCTCCCTGGGGAGTTGGAGGGCTCGGGGGGTTGAAGGTCTGGGGCCACCGATACCagcaccatcatcatcatcaatgCCAGCACTGCCGCAGGTCGCTCTCAGCAGCCAGGACCGACACTCAAATTGTGTTCgccacctccttccccccaaGTTACACGGGGGAGAACAGCAGCACTTGCTCCCCCGTGTCgcccagctccctccctctGACCCGgctttccctgcctccccctggGCCCCCCTTTGCCTGGATGGGAA
Protein-coding regions in this window:
- the CYGB gene encoding cytoglobin isoform X1, with the protein product MEKVQGEMEIERWERSEEISDAEKKVIQETWSRVYANCEDVGVSILIRFFVNFPSAKQYFSQFKHMEDPLEMERSLQLRKHARRVMGAINTVVENLNDSEKVSSVLALVGKAHALKHKVEPIYFKKLTGVMLEVIAEEYANDFTPEAHGAWTKMRTLIYTHVTAAYKEDPPGAGGGSSAEGTEVLPDT
- the CYGB gene encoding cytoglobin isoform X2 translates to MEKVQGEMEIERWERSEEISDAEKKVIQETWSRVYANCEDVGVSILIRFFVNFPSAKQYFSQFKHMEDPLEMERSLQLRKHARRVMGAINTVVENLNDSEKVSSVLALVGKAHALKHKVEPIYFKKLTGVMLEVIAEEYANDFTPEAHGAWTKMRTLIYTHVTAAYKEVGWAQYPTATL